The following is a genomic window from Anopheles aquasalis chromosome 3, idAnoAquaMG_Q_19, whole genome shotgun sequence.
TTTGCTCAATAAACTGTACAAAGTGTTTGTTTAACAGTTGTCTCGGATCCTTAGAGTACTTAGTAAACTCTTTTTATCTCCACGATATCCACGATCTGCAGCTACTTAACTGAATCacgtttcaaaacaaaactagaATATAACCGAAAAAGTACcgtttaatttaaatattaCGCCGCAATCGTCAACAGCTGCTCCAGCAGAAGGTGTAATGCAAGCAGCGAAAGGCGTAGGATAACGACAACGTTCGTATCTTTTATTTTGTGCCGAATAACAACAGCAATCCGTGCTCTGTGTGCATTCAAGTCCGAAAAAAATGTCGCTAAATCTAGGTGACCCGTTCCCCAACTTCACGGCCGACACcacgatcggttcgatcgatttccatcaGTGGATGGGCGATAGCTGGGCGATCCTGTTTTCGCATCCGGCTGACTACACACCGGTCTGCACGACGGAGCTGGCGGCCGTTGCGAAGCTGATTCCGGAGTTTGCCAAGCGGAATGTGAAACCGATCGCGCTGTCCTGCGACTCGGTTGCCTCTCATCGAGGATGGATCGAGGATATTAAGGCGTACGGTGGTCTGCAGCAAGAGTCATCCGGCGGAGGAgccagtggtgatggtgcattcCCGTTCCCCATAATCGACGATGCAAAGCGCGAGCTAGCCGTCAAGCTAAACATGCTCGATCGGGACGAGATCGGTGCGGCCGGACTTCCGCTTACTTGCCGCGCCGTCTTCGTGATCGATCCGAGCAAGAAGCTGCGTCTGCTCATCCTCTATCCGGCTACGACGGGACGGAACTTTGGCGAAATCCTACGCACCATCGATTCCATGCAGTTAACCGATAAGCGCAAGGTGGCGACACCGGCCGACTGGAAGCAGGGTGAATCGTGCATGGTGCTACCGACGGTTAAGGATGAGCAGCTGAGTGAACTGTTCCCGGCGGGCGTTACCAGCGTCTCACTCCCATCCGGCAAAGGTTACTTACGGCGTACCGAGTGTCCCAAGTAAGCCCTAACCCGGTCCAAAAGGGTAATCGTTACTTAACATACGCAAACACACTTACAATTCCTTATCAGTCGATTGTGATAAGCCAACGCGTGGGGCGGAATAATGATACTACGTTTTTTGAAGATAAAATGGAGTAACAAAACCCACATATCGTACGTATTTATTGGATGTAAGGGAAGCATCGCACTCGACGTCATTTACTCTCCGCTAAAGGCACGTACTGATCGAGCACCACCTCCGGGAGATACTGCTCCAGATGGTCCCGCGGGATGTCGGCGATTCGGCTGAAGATCTCGAGGAAGCGCAACCCAAACAAGGCCTCCGTGCCAACCGGTTGCTTAGCTCTGGTTCGTAgatggattaaaaaaaaaaggattattcCATGGATTCCACCGTTGGATATTCCGCGGATCACTTACTCCAGATTGGCATGGACGAAGGAGAGCACGTACTGGCAGAGGTACTGCACG
Proteins encoded in this region:
- the LOC126578577 gene encoding peroxiredoxin-6; the encoded protein is MSLNLGDPFPNFTADTTIGSIDFHQWMGDSWAILFSHPADYTPVCTTELAAVAKLIPEFAKRNVKPIALSCDSVASHRGWIEDIKAYGGLQQESSGGGASGDGAFPFPIIDDAKRELAVKLNMLDRDEIGAAGLPLTCRAVFVIDPSKKLRLLILYPATTGRNFGEILRTIDSMQLTDKRKVATPADWKQGESCMVLPTVKDEQLSELFPAGVTSVSLPSGKGYLRRTECPK